A section of the Vidua macroura isolate BioBank_ID:100142 chromosome 23, ASM2450914v1, whole genome shotgun sequence genome encodes:
- the KIAA2013 gene encoding uncharacterized protein KIAA2013 homolog, which produces MWLQQRLKGLPGLLSSSWARRLLLLLVLLLVAYWYLGAARARGAGRGAEPRGPAALCVQAAAGAWRAQTQRGDALPLPEEAAGAGGPPGLAVAGNGFLLLDVSAGRLWVRPAGAAAGPALATEYPALVRLRALGGRGEARAALAALRDGAVRRVRCVQMGPGAGAGDCVTLREEVVAHRSRPHLYLQRIRIANPTERVAAFEASAPAAAAPLGGRFATSLEKVEERQFLLSSGRLLLAGSPKVVLVVVAAKKLVSRVQVAPKSHFDETVLSVVYTSEPIEVSRLEETFSKLREAAKKEMLEVMKMGVEDLFQEHQQTWSDLFISGIEMRKITDAHTPSSETVNMTLYYVLSTVPAPLLDPLIAAEDREKIEASLNYADHCFSGHATMHAENLWPPKLTSVTQILQLSDLWKLTLQKRGCKGLVTAGVHGLMQGMVLSFGGLQFTENHLQFQADPDVLHNSYSLRGIHYNKDLISLAVLLDAEGKPFLHVSVKFQDKPVRLYACEAGCMNEPVELTSEARGHTFPVMVTQPITPLLYISTDLVHLQDLRHTLHLKAILAHEEHMAKQYPGLPFLFWFSVASLITLFHLFLFKLIYNEYCGPGAKPLFRSKVAVPDCAR; this is translated from the exons cggggcgcggggcgcggggccgaGCCCCGGGGACCCGCCGCCCTCTGCGTTCAGGCGGCCGCGGGCGCCTGGCGGGCGCAGACCCAGCGCGGCGATGCGCTGCCGCTGCCTGAGGAggcggccggggccggcgggccCCCGGGGCTGGCGGTGGCGGGCAACgggttcctgctgctggacGTGTCCGCCGGGCGGCTCTGGGTGCGGCCCGCGGGGGCCGCCGCGGGCCCGGCGCTCGCCACCGAGTATCCGGCGCTGGTGCGGCTGAGGGCGCTGGGCGGGCGCGGCGAGGCGCGGGCGGCGCTGGCGGCGCTGCGGGACGGGGCCGTGCGGAGGGTGCGCTGCGTCCAGATGGGGCCCGGGGCCGGCGCCGGGGACTGCGTGACTCTGCGGGAGGAGGTGGTGGCCCACCGGAGCCGGCCGCATCTCTACCTGCAGCGCATCCGCATCGCCAACCCCACCGAGCGCGTGGCCGCCTTCGAGGCCTCGgctcccgccgccgcggccccgctgGGCGGGCGCTTCGCCACCAGCCTGGAGAAGGTGGAGGAGCGGcagttcctgctctcctccGGCCGCCTGCTGCTGGCCGGCAGCCCCaaggtggtgctggtggtggtaGCTGCCAAGAAACTGGTGAGCCGGGTGCAGGTCGCGCCCAAGTCGCACTTTGACGAGACCGTGCTGTCCGTGGTGTACACCTCGGAGCCCATCGAGGTGTCCAGGCTGGAGGAGACCTTCAGCaagctgagggaggcagccaAGAAAGAGATGCTGGAGGTGATGAAGATGGGGGTGGAAGATCTTTTCCAGGAGCACCAGCAGACCTGGTCTGACTTGTTCATTTCAG GGATTGAAATGAGAAAGATCACAGATGCACATACCCCATCCAGTGAGACTGTCAACATGACCCTCTACTACGTGCTGTCAACTGTGCCAGCCCCGCTGCTGGACCCGCTCATTGCTGCTGAGGACAGGGAGAAGATTGAAGCCAGCCTGAACTACGCTGACCACTGCTTCAGCGGCCACGCCACCATGCACGCCGAGAACCTGTGGCCACCAAAGCTGACCAGCGTCACCCAgatcctgcagctctcagaCCTGTGGAAGCTGACTCTCCAAAAACGGGGGTGCAAGGGTCTTGTGACAGCTGGAGTGCACGGACTCATGCAGGGAATGGTGCTTAGTTTTGGGGGTCTGCAGTTCACAGAAAACCATCTTCAGTTTCAGGCTGACCCTGACGTACTTCATAACAGCTATTCCTTACGTGGGATCCATTACAATAAGGACTTGATCAGTTTAGCTGTTCTCCTGGATGCTGAAGGAAAGCCCTTCTTGCATGTGTCTGTGAAATTCCAGGACAAGCCTGTCAGACTGTATGCGTGTGAGGCAGGCTGTATGAACGAGCCTGTGGAGCTGACCTCAGAGGCACGAGGTCACACGTTCCCCGTCATGGTGACTCAACCCATCACACCACTGCTTTATATATCAACAGATTTGGTCCACTTGCAGGACCTGAGACACACACTCCACCTAAAAGCTATTCTGGCTCATGAGGAACACATGGCCAAGCAATACCCAGGCTTACCCTTCCTGTTCTGGTTCAGTGTGGCCTCCTTAATtactttgtttcatttgtttctgtTCAAACTCATCTACAACGAGTATTGTGGGCCAGGAGCCAAGCCCCTCTTCAGGAGTAAG